One window of Trichomycterus rosablanca isolate fTriRos1 chromosome 2, fTriRos1.hap1, whole genome shotgun sequence genomic DNA carries:
- the LOC134309167 gene encoding fer3-like protein translates to MDTRVFLDSTMFNFISDLNCEVPPRSVFGPTVGLDASVPYDTDYHDPHEGVHGASVNGFDCSGARSDEHKTRKNPRRKRKISTVQRQAANIRERRRMFSLNEAFDELRRKVPTFAYEKRLSRIETLHLAIVYISFMTELLEK, encoded by the coding sequence ATGGACACAAGGGTTTTTCTGGATTCGACCATGTTTAACTTTATCAGTGATTTAAACTGTGAAGTGCCACCTCGCAGCGTATTCGGACCCACGGTAGGTCTGGACGCATCAGTTCCTTATGACACGGACTATCACGATCCACACGAGGGCGTCCACGGCGCTTCTGTTAATGGATTTGATTGTTCAGGTGCTCGATCAGATGAGCACAAAACTAGAAAGAACCCGAGGAGGAAGCGTAAAATCAGCACCGTACAGAGACAAGCGGCCAACATCCGAGAACGCAGGAGGATGTTCAGCCTGAACGAGGCGTTTGATGAACTGCGCAGGAAAGTTCCCACTTTTGCCTATGAAAAGAGACTGTCCAGGATCGAGACTCTGCACCTGGCCATCGTCTACATCTCTTTCATGACGGAATTAttagaaaaataa